From Acidimicrobiales bacterium:
GCCGCGGGCTACCCCGTCGTCGTCAAGGCGCAGGTGCAAGTCGGCGGGCGCGGCAAGGCGGGCGGCATCAAGTTGGCGGACAACGCCGACGAGGTGCGCGAGCACGCCGGCAACATCCTCGGCATGGACATCAAGGGCCACGTCGTGCGTCGCCTGTGGGTCGAGCACGCGTCCGACATCGCCGAGGAGTACTACGCCAGCTTCACCCTCGACCGCTCGGCCAAGAAGCATCTCGCCATGGTGTCGGCCAAGGGCGGCGTCGAGATTGAGACCGTGGCCGAGGAGGATCCGTCGGCCATCGCCAAGATGCACGTCGACCCCGTCGACGGGCTCACCGAGGCCGACGCCCGCAGACTCGTCGACGACGCCGGCCTGAACCCCGCCGCCCGCGATGGTGC
This genomic window contains:
- a CDS encoding ATP-grasp domain-containing protein — protein: MDLFEYQGKQYFARYGISVSPGGVADTVEDAVAQAEAAGYPVVVKAQVQVGGRGKAGGIKLADNADEVREHAGNILGMDIKGHVVRRLWVEHASDIAEEYYASFTLDRSAKKHLAMVSAKGGVEIETVAEEDPSAIAKMHVDPVDGLTEADARRLVDDAGLNPAARDGAVQILLALWRCYTEGDADLVEINPLIFTPDGKVHALDAKVSLDDNASFRHPEWEEFQGVAQIDPREAMAKAKGLQYVGLDGDVGIIANG